Proteins co-encoded in one Acidovorax sp. 69 genomic window:
- a CDS encoding HD-GYP domain-containing protein, translating to MERFVRDFGRMYRERNEALREVTRAHHAALLQLSAAADLKDDDTGVHIVRIGYLAEALAMALGQTTGYARMLRKAAPMHDIGKIGTPDNVLKKPGPLNPEERQIMNCHAAMGAEILGRAQIPVFRMAAEVALTHHERYDGKGYPHGLVGDAIPLAGRITAVVDFFDALTMDRVYRPAFSVEVALEMLAAERGRAFDPVVVDAFLARAEEINALRCKITQECPSFDALIDSP from the coding sequence ATGGAACGGTTTGTGCGCGACTTCGGTCGCATGTACCGCGAGCGCAACGAAGCCCTGCGCGAAGTGACGCGGGCGCACCATGCTGCGTTGTTGCAGTTGTCGGCGGCAGCGGATCTGAAAGACGACGACACGGGGGTGCACATCGTTCGTATCGGGTATCTGGCGGAGGCCCTGGCAATGGCGCTGGGGCAAACCACAGGCTACGCACGCATGCTGCGCAAGGCGGCACCCATGCATGACATTGGCAAGATCGGTACACCGGACAATGTGTTGAAAAAGCCCGGCCCGCTGAACCCCGAAGAGCGCCAGATCATGAATTGCCATGCCGCCATGGGCGCAGAGATTCTGGGTCGGGCCCAGATTCCTGTGTTTCGCATGGCTGCCGAAGTAGCGTTGACGCACCATGAGCGTTATGACGGTAAAGGGTATCCCCACGGGCTGGTGGGTGACGCGATACCGCTGGCAGGCCGCATCACGGCGGTGGTGGATTTTTTTGATGCGTTGACCATGGACCGCGTCTATCGCCCAGCTTTCAGCGTAGAGGTGGCCCTGGAGATGTTGGCCGCTGAGCGTGGGCGCGCTTTTGATCCCGTGGTGGTGGATGCTTTTCTCGCGCGGGCCGAGGAAATCAACGCATTGCGATGCAAGATCACGCAAGAGTGCCCATCTTTCGACGCGCTGATTGATTCGCCGTAA
- a CDS encoding response regulator transcription factor, whose amino-acid sequence MKKILIVEDHMDIRKLLRMTLEFDDFEIHEAATGDAGWALARELCPDIVLLDVMMPGTLNGLDVCRRIKSDPGMLHTKVIMLTARVQAVDKEAGMAAGADDYLMKPFSTLQVLETIYRMESAL is encoded by the coding sequence ATGAAAAAGATCCTGATCGTCGAAGACCACATGGATATCCGCAAGCTGCTCAGGATGACGCTGGAGTTCGATGACTTCGAGATCCATGAAGCCGCCACCGGAGATGCGGGCTGGGCCTTGGCGCGCGAGCTTTGCCCTGACATCGTGCTGCTGGATGTGATGATGCCCGGCACCCTCAATGGGCTGGATGTGTGCCGCCGCATCAAGTCTGATCCGGGAATGCTGCACACCAAGGTGATCATGTTGACCGCGCGCGTGCAGGCCGTGGACAAGGAGGCGGGCATGGCGGCCGGGGCCGATGACTACCTCATGAAACCTTTCAGCACCCTGCAGGTGCTTGAAACCATCTACCGCATGGAGTCTGCTTTGTGA
- a CDS encoding ABC transporter substrate-binding protein, with protein MNVLNRWMVAAGLCLAACSTGVLAGPVMDRVQSQSVLKVCIWPDYYGVTYRHPRTQELVGIDIELSAELARDLKAKVEYVESSFPTLIEDLGQDRCDVAMYAIGMLSQRMEKLAFTQPYLRSDIYAITTKSNAVVKQWSDIDKPGVMVAVQAGTFMEPIMLQRLKSATVVKIKLPATRERELVAGRVDVFMTDYPYSRRLLDNADWAKLVEPPEPFSVLPYAYAVKRGDDAWLATVDAFVSRIKADGRLQRAAGHHGLSAIVVR; from the coding sequence ATGAATGTGTTGAATCGATGGATGGTGGCGGCGGGCCTGTGCCTGGCGGCATGTTCGACGGGCGTCCTGGCCGGGCCGGTGATGGACCGCGTGCAGAGCCAATCCGTGTTGAAAGTCTGTATTTGGCCTGACTACTACGGCGTGACCTACCGTCACCCGCGAACACAAGAGCTGGTTGGTATTGACATCGAGTTGTCGGCCGAACTGGCGCGCGATCTCAAGGCCAAGGTGGAGTATGTGGAGTCGTCCTTCCCCACCTTGATTGAGGATCTGGGCCAGGACCGGTGCGACGTGGCGATGTATGCGATTGGCATGCTGTCGCAGCGGATGGAAAAACTGGCCTTCACCCAGCCCTACCTGCGCAGCGACATTTACGCGATCACGACCAAGAGCAATGCCGTGGTCAAGCAGTGGTCAGACATCGACAAGCCGGGCGTGATGGTGGCCGTGCAGGCGGGTACGTTCATGGAGCCCATCATGCTGCAGCGCCTCAAGAGCGCCACCGTGGTGAAGATCAAGCTGCCAGCCACGCGTGAGCGGGAGTTGGTCGCTGGCCGCGTGGATGTGTTCATGACCGACTATCCCTACAGTCGGCGTTTGCTGGACAACGCCGATTGGGCCAAGTTGGTCGAGCCACCAGAGCCTTTCTCTGTGCTCCCCTATGCCTATGCGGTGAAGCGGGGAGATGACGCGTGGTTGGCGACTGTGGACGCCTTCGTGTCGCGCATCAAAGCCGATGGCCGCTTGCAGCGTGCAGCAGGGCACCATGGGCTGAGCGCGATTGTGGTGCGCTGA
- a CDS encoding transglutaminase family protein — protein MELQIDLQYEIDSYGADFVFNIHAAQTAHQTVSNERLTLNQGIAHQVHTDPATGTRYLRLHGEPGLLALTYAATVDIAHHRADPAPLQEVPMRSLPQEVMGYIYPSRYCQSDRLLRLALNEFGTLWHGYSRVQAICDWVQAHVAFTSNTSNSNTSAVDTLVEQVGVCRDFAHLMISLCRAMNIPARFTTGTDYGADPALGPPDFHAYVEAYLGDRWYLFDPSGTAIPMGLLRFGTGRDAADVAFATIFGGVRAQPPVIHTRAVEDPARGFVLPHHCTEALSTDSGGGVATRFVPQ, from the coding sequence ATGGAGTTGCAGATTGATCTGCAGTACGAGATCGACTCCTACGGTGCCGATTTCGTGTTCAACATCCATGCAGCGCAAACCGCCCACCAAACCGTCAGCAATGAACGACTGACCCTCAACCAAGGCATTGCGCACCAGGTCCACACCGACCCGGCCACAGGCACGCGCTACCTGCGGCTGCACGGCGAGCCGGGGCTCTTGGCGCTGACCTACGCTGCCACCGTAGACATTGCCCATCACCGGGCCGACCCAGCGCCACTGCAAGAGGTACCCATGCGAAGCCTGCCACAGGAGGTGATGGGTTACATCTACCCCAGCCGGTACTGTCAATCCGATCGCCTTCTGCGGCTGGCGCTCAATGAGTTTGGCACCCTGTGGCACGGATACAGCCGGGTTCAGGCCATCTGCGACTGGGTGCAGGCACATGTGGCCTTCACCTCCAACACCTCCAACTCCAACACGTCGGCGGTGGATACGCTGGTGGAACAAGTGGGCGTCTGCCGGGACTTTGCCCATCTGATGATTTCGCTGTGCCGCGCCATGAACATCCCTGCGCGTTTCACCACCGGCACCGACTACGGCGCTGACCCCGCCCTGGGCCCGCCAGACTTTCATGCCTATGTGGAGGCCTATCTCGGCGACCGGTGGTACCTGTTTGATCCCTCTGGCACGGCCATTCCCATGGGTCTGCTGCGTTTTGGCACCGGCCGTGATGCGGCGGATGTGGCGTTCGCCACCATCTTCGGGGGCGTGCGGGCACAACCTCCCGTGATCCATACCCGCGCCGTCGAAGACCCTGCCCGGGGCTTCGTCCTGCCTCATCACTGCACCGAAGCGCTTTCAACAGACTCTGGCGGTGGCGTGGCCACGAGGTTTGTCCCGCAGTGA
- a CDS encoding PAS domain S-box protein — MADKRPRASLLLRVQAWVSNASHLVLVTGGLSALGTLMAVSALAVNDFRGANTNDHSHAAMLARILEDQATRTVETTELALEALATSPALVSATTEPHRMEEALGQALAGLSFLRGLAVVDAGGRVIASTQAGDAEMFVDLSLLGPKVVEGQSLMGALTPGRGLQAIRLREAPVKAPAGVSFVPVLYGYKTEAGHGLALVALINTDSLANFQHLTLEADSFDSVVTSYDGLVLATSGAAAHLVGKRVDQIPVFTRFLPRQEYATYTGAGVLGDRQIIGFRASSTKPLVVIVEESRRHALQRWLADAGGLLGIGAALILMVLGLTFAVWRGVRTRASARLAVDAAHTRIAQNERELSVLMRSVQELIFRTDAEGAITYVNAHWTAFTGDGVDSAIGKKLQEIVDPQSRKDVLKALDVRSSEGVRVCQALARFKDGKEMMFQLAAVPLLVHGRIVGFAGSAVDVTERWVAQQQLQAQIAFQDLLLETNPLPISVTDAQDRFVRVNKAWEEYKGKSRDTVLGQELARCVPPDEAKVHESANTQLLRWGGRAMVEVKVRHGDGSRRDTRLAKAAIADEHGRVTGVLSILMDVSEFREAERATQEARDAAEEASRSKSEFVANMSHELRTPLQSILGFAELGMLRGRAQPKLAGMFEDIHLAGKRMLTLVNDLLEVSKLESTVGTFHMERIDLRGVVRPVIRELEPLLERSHLMMDVRMSDTPLVAKADPLRFQQVIRNVVANAIKFSPPGSTITLEGFMDAKGQAHLVVQDEGPGIPETELESIFEAFVQSSKTKDGSGGTGLGLAICRTIVEAMGGHIFAKNVPASGAAFHIVLPPRGQAETMPAPLE; from the coding sequence ATGGCGGATAAACGCCCCCGCGCATCATTGCTGCTGCGGGTACAGGCCTGGGTGTCGAATGCCAGTCACCTGGTTCTGGTCACCGGAGGGCTGTCGGCGTTGGGGACCCTCATGGCGGTCAGTGCGTTGGCTGTGAATGATTTTCGGGGTGCCAACACCAATGACCATTCCCATGCAGCCATGTTGGCGCGCATTCTGGAGGACCAGGCCACGCGAACCGTGGAAACCACCGAACTGGCCTTGGAAGCCCTTGCAACCTCGCCTGCGCTGGTATCCGCCACCACAGAGCCCCATCGCATGGAAGAAGCGCTGGGCCAGGCGTTGGCAGGCTTATCCTTCTTGCGCGGTTTGGCGGTGGTTGACGCTGGCGGGCGCGTGATCGCCAGCACGCAGGCGGGCGATGCCGAGATGTTTGTGGATCTGTCTCTGCTGGGCCCCAAGGTCGTCGAGGGGCAGAGCCTGATGGGCGCCTTGACACCGGGGCGGGGCCTGCAGGCCATCCGCCTGCGTGAAGCGCCTGTCAAGGCACCCGCCGGGGTGTCGTTTGTGCCGGTGTTGTACGGTTACAAAACCGAAGCTGGGCACGGGCTTGCGCTGGTGGCATTGATCAACACCGATTCTCTGGCGAACTTTCAGCACCTCACTCTGGAAGCTGATTCGTTCGATTCGGTGGTGACTTCCTACGATGGCCTGGTTTTGGCAACTTCGGGTGCTGCTGCGCATCTGGTGGGTAAGCGCGTGGACCAGATTCCTGTGTTCACCCGGTTTTTGCCACGCCAGGAGTATGCGACCTATACAGGGGCGGGGGTTTTGGGGGACCGCCAGATCATTGGCTTCAGGGCGTCGAGCACGAAGCCCCTGGTGGTGATTGTTGAAGAGTCCCGTCGCCACGCCCTGCAGCGCTGGTTGGCAGATGCCGGAGGCTTGCTTGGCATTGGTGCTGCACTGATTCTCATGGTGCTGGGGCTGACATTCGCCGTCTGGCGTGGCGTGCGGACGCGAGCATCTGCGCGCCTTGCCGTGGACGCCGCGCACACCCGCATTGCCCAGAATGAGCGCGAGCTTTCGGTGCTGATGCGCAGCGTGCAGGAACTCATCTTTCGCACCGATGCCGAAGGCGCCATTACCTATGTAAATGCCCATTGGACCGCATTCACCGGTGACGGTGTGGACAGTGCCATCGGTAAGAAGCTGCAGGAAATTGTGGACCCCCAGAGTCGCAAGGATGTGCTCAAGGCCCTGGACGTGCGTTCTTCAGAGGGCGTGCGGGTATGCCAGGCGCTTGCGCGTTTCAAGGACGGCAAAGAGATGATGTTTCAGCTGGCTGCCGTTCCGTTACTCGTCCACGGGCGTATTGTGGGGTTTGCGGGCAGTGCGGTGGACGTGACCGAGCGCTGGGTGGCGCAACAACAGCTGCAGGCACAGATCGCGTTTCAGGATTTGCTGCTGGAGACCAATCCCCTGCCGATCTCGGTGACAGACGCCCAAGACCGTTTTGTGCGGGTCAACAAGGCCTGGGAAGAGTACAAGGGAAAGTCGCGTGATACCGTGTTGGGGCAGGAGCTGGCCCGTTGCGTGCCTCCCGACGAGGCCAAGGTGCACGAGTCCGCCAATACCCAGCTGCTGCGTTGGGGCGGGAGGGCGATGGTAGAAGTCAAGGTGCGCCATGGCGACGGATCGCGGCGTGATACGCGTTTGGCCAAGGCAGCCATTGCCGATGAGCATGGCCGGGTGACAGGCGTGCTCAGCATCTTGATGGACGTGAGCGAGTTTCGTGAAGCGGAGCGCGCCACGCAGGAGGCCCGCGATGCCGCGGAAGAGGCGTCGCGCTCCAAGTCCGAATTTGTGGCCAACATGAGCCATGAACTGCGCACCCCCCTGCAGTCGATTCTGGGTTTTGCTGAATTGGGCATGCTGCGTGGGCGTGCCCAGCCCAAACTGGCAGGCATGTTTGAAGACATCCATTTGGCCGGCAAACGCATGCTGACCCTGGTCAATGACCTGCTGGAAGTCTCGAAGCTTGAAAGCACTGTGGGCACCTTCCACATGGAGCGCATTGATTTGCGCGGAGTGGTGCGCCCCGTGATCCGTGAACTGGAGCCGCTGCTGGAGCGCAGTCATCTGATGATGGATGTGCGCATGTCCGACACGCCTTTGGTGGCTAAGGCCGATCCGTTGCGTTTTCAGCAGGTGATTCGCAACGTGGTGGCGAATGCCATCAAGTTTTCCCCCCCGGGGAGCACGATCACACTGGAGGGGTTCATGGACGCCAAGGGTCAGGCACATCTGGTGGTACAGGACGAGGGGCCGGGTATTCCAGAGACAGAGCTGGAAAGTATTTTCGAAGCCTTCGTGCAGTCAAGCAAGACCAAGGACGGGTCTGGTGGCACCGGCCTGGGCTTGGCCATCTGCCGAACGATCGTGGAGGCGATGGGAGGGCATATTTTTGCCAAGAACGTACCGGCCAGCGGCGCTGCCTTCCATATCGTGCTGCCACCGCGCGGTCAGGCAGAGACGATGCCAGCTCCGCTGGAGTAA
- a CDS encoding MBL fold metallo-hydrolase: MLSRRHFLSASLATTVYAAGSFVPVWAQNAPNFGAPTLPSPGFRRMKVGDVEVIALNDGITRRPLGEEFVKNAPLTEVRALLASQGLPTDYIDVPYTPFLVVAGARKILIDTGLGEFGGATTGKLLDSLRAAGLQAADIDTVLISHYHGDHINGIRNKAGEWAFPKAKVMVPAAEHAFWMDDARMAAAPAGMKGAFENVRRTFATMPADTLVPFAAGAEVAPGIQSVAAYGHTPGHTLFELKSAGQNFFYVADLTNVPALFARNPDWAVTFDMDAEAARRVRREVFQRITASNAMLGGFHFPFPAFGRMAASGSGYAFQPAA; this comes from the coding sequence ATGCTGTCACGCCGCCACTTCCTGAGCGCAAGCCTGGCCACCACCGTTTACGCAGCGGGCTCCTTCGTCCCCGTGTGGGCCCAGAACGCGCCCAACTTCGGTGCGCCCACCCTGCCCAGCCCCGGCTTTCGCCGCATGAAGGTGGGCGATGTGGAGGTGATTGCGCTCAACGATGGCATCACGCGCCGCCCACTGGGAGAAGAATTTGTAAAAAATGCGCCACTGACCGAGGTGCGTGCACTGCTGGCGTCCCAGGGACTGCCCACCGACTACATCGACGTGCCCTACACGCCTTTCCTGGTGGTGGCAGGCGCGCGCAAGATCCTCATCGACACTGGACTGGGCGAGTTTGGCGGCGCCACCACAGGCAAGCTGCTCGACAGCCTGCGCGCGGCGGGCCTGCAGGCAGCCGACATCGACACGGTGCTGATCAGCCACTACCACGGCGACCACATCAATGGCATCCGCAACAAGGCGGGTGAGTGGGCGTTCCCCAAGGCCAAGGTGATGGTGCCCGCAGCCGAACACGCGTTCTGGATGGACGACGCCCGCATGGCTGCAGCGCCCGCTGGCATGAAGGGCGCGTTCGAAAATGTGCGCCGCACATTTGCCACCATGCCTGCCGACACGCTGGTGCCGTTTGCCGCAGGCGCCGAAGTCGCACCGGGCATCCAGTCGGTGGCGGCCTATGGTCACACGCCCGGCCACACGCTGTTCGAGTTGAAGTCTGCAGGCCAGAACTTCTTTTACGTGGCGGACCTGACCAATGTACCGGCGCTGTTTGCACGCAACCCCGACTGGGCCGTGACGTTTGACATGGATGCCGAGGCCGCGCGCAGGGTACGTCGTGAGGTGTTCCAGCGCATCACGGCGAGCAATGCCATGCTGGGCGGCTTCCACTTCCCGTTCCCGGCATTCGGTCGCATGGCGGCGTCGGGAAGCGGTTATGCCTTCCAGCCTGCCGCCTGA
- a CDS encoding histidine phosphatase family protein has translation MPSSLPPEMQINRRTFLATGTAGTLVLSALPAWAQQEASAETLLRQGGVVAVFRHALAPGTFDPPGFRLGDCSTQRNLNDEGRAQARRIGDWFKERQLQPAKVLSSPWCRCVDTATLAFDSPQVWPALGSPYGARETTGAAHLRELRAALSIASARSNGFEVWFTHMFVQSDLANDSTRSGDALIVRVDRGAQPRVLAKLSVTG, from the coding sequence ATGCCTTCCAGCCTGCCGCCTGAAATGCAGATCAACCGGCGCACTTTTCTGGCCACAGGTACTGCGGGCACCCTGGTGCTCTCTGCACTGCCCGCCTGGGCACAACAGGAAGCGAGCGCAGAAACCCTGCTGCGCCAGGGCGGTGTTGTGGCCGTGTTCCGCCACGCGCTGGCCCCCGGCACCTTCGATCCACCGGGTTTTCGCCTGGGCGACTGCAGCACCCAGCGCAACCTGAACGACGAAGGCCGGGCACAGGCCCGGCGTATCGGTGACTGGTTCAAGGAGCGGCAGTTGCAACCTGCCAAGGTGCTTTCCAGCCCCTGGTGCCGGTGCGTGGACACCGCCACGCTGGCTTTTGATTCACCGCAGGTCTGGCCCGCGCTCGGGTCTCCGTATGGCGCACGCGAGACCACCGGGGCAGCCCATCTGCGTGAACTGCGCGCAGCACTATCAATAGCCTCTGCACGCAGCAACGGTTTTGAGGTGTGGTTCACCCACATGTTCGTTCAGTCCGATCTGGCCAACGACAGCACCCGCTCAGGCGACGCCCTCATCGTGCGGGTTGATCGTGGCGCACAACCCCGGGTATTGGCCAAGCTCTCCGTGACAGGCTGA